Proteins from one Arsenophonus apicola genomic window:
- the djlA gene encoding co-chaperone DjlA, which translates to MRYWGKIIGLMLGIMSGTHIWGVIIGFIIGHAYDKASEQQNLEKTGAKQNRQALFFVSTFQILGHLTKAKGRVTEVDIKLATNLMDRMQLHGDARISAQNAFREGKEQKFPLRETLKKLRRACFGRFDLIQMFLEIQIQAAFADGALHPNERKVLFIIAEELGISHNQFEQFLHMMEGGRRFEHSSNYSYGSNRYRHTAQGPTLADACKVLGVQPNDEQTKIKRAYRKLMAEHHPDKLVAKGLPPEMMEIAKQKAQSIQAAYDLIKKERHFK; encoded by the coding sequence ATGCGGTATTGGGGAAAAATTATTGGTCTAATGTTGGGGATCATGTCTGGCACTCATATTTGGGGTGTTATCATCGGTTTCATTATCGGTCATGCATATGATAAAGCATCAGAACAGCAAAATTTAGAGAAAACAGGCGCTAAACAGAACCGTCAGGCACTTTTTTTCGTCAGCACATTTCAAATTTTAGGCCATCTGACTAAAGCAAAAGGTCGAGTCACTGAAGTTGATATTAAACTGGCAACAAACCTAATGGACAGAATGCAGTTGCATGGTGATGCCAGAATTTCAGCACAAAATGCTTTTAGAGAAGGTAAAGAGCAAAAATTTCCTCTAAGGGAAACGCTGAAAAAATTACGTCGAGCTTGTTTTGGTCGATTTGATCTTATTCAGATGTTTCTGGAAATTCAAATACAAGCTGCTTTTGCTGATGGCGCTTTACATCCTAATGAGCGAAAAGTGTTGTTTATTATTGCAGAAGAGTTAGGCATTTCACATAATCAGTTTGAACAGTTCTTGCATATGATGGAAGGTGGCCGACGGTTTGAACATAGTAGTAACTATTCTTATGGTTCCAATCGCTATCGACATACTGCCCAAGGACCAACATTAGCAGATGCTTGTAAGGTATTAGGTGTGCAACCTAATGATGAACAAACCAAAATTAAACGTGCCTATCGCAAATTAATGGCTGAACATCATCCAGATAAATTGGTGGCTAAAGGGTTACCACCAGAAATGATGGAAATTGCTAAACAAAAAGCACAATCAATTCAAGCTGCTTATGATTTGATCAAGAAAGAACGTCATTTCAAATAA
- the pdxA gene encoding 4-hydroxythreonine-4-phosphate dehydrogenase PdxA, producing the protein MGKITNAIVLTPGEPAGVGPDLLIQLALQNWPVRLVACADPDLLLTRANQLCLELELTIYSPDSLNNGQAAKTLTVLPIKLPTEVKTGQLNKQNSPYVIETLSRACDGCMTGEFSALVTGPVHKGIINDAGISFTGHTEFFADRSKAQKVVMMLATETLRVALATTHIPLKQVADAITFESLQQVIYILNNELKSKFGIKTPAIYICGLNPHAGEGGHMGHEEIDTIIPVIQKLRHEGLQLYGPFPADSLFQPKYLNQADAILAMYHDQGLPVLKYQGFGHAVNITLGLPFIRTSVDHGTAIELAGSGQANANSFITALKLAISMIQNNNE; encoded by the coding sequence ATGGGAAAAATAACTAACGCTATCGTTCTCACCCCGGGTGAACCGGCCGGGGTAGGTCCTGATCTTTTGATCCAACTGGCTCTACAAAATTGGCCGGTTAGATTAGTTGCTTGTGCTGATCCAGACCTGCTACTAACTCGGGCTAATCAACTTTGTTTAGAATTAGAATTAACTATCTATTCGCCTGATTCTCTGAATAACGGCCAAGCTGCCAAAACACTGACGGTTTTACCGATAAAATTACCCACAGAAGTCAAAACAGGCCAACTAAATAAACAAAATAGCCCGTATGTAATAGAAACCCTTAGTCGCGCATGTGATGGCTGTATGACCGGTGAATTTTCAGCATTAGTTACCGGCCCTGTCCATAAAGGAATTATCAATGATGCAGGCATTTCTTTTACCGGTCATACTGAATTTTTTGCTGATAGAAGTAAAGCCCAAAAAGTGGTCATGATGTTAGCGACAGAAACATTGCGTGTCGCGCTGGCAACGACCCATATACCGCTCAAACAGGTTGCAGATGCCATTACTTTTGAGAGCCTACAACAAGTTATTTATATTTTAAATAATGAGTTAAAATCTAAATTTGGCATTAAAACACCCGCTATCTATATCTGTGGATTAAATCCTCATGCCGGCGAAGGCGGACATATGGGACATGAGGAAATCGACACTATTATCCCAGTTATCCAGAAATTGCGTCATGAAGGATTGCAACTTTATGGCCCTTTCCCAGCGGATAGCCTATTCCAGCCAAAATATCTGAACCAAGCTGATGCAATCTTAGCCATGTATCACGATCAAGGTCTACCTGTGCTAAAATATCAAGGTTTTGGTCACGCGGTAAACATTACTTTAGGCTTACCCTTTATCCGTACATCGGTTGACCATGGTACCGCCATCGAGCTGGCAGGAAGTGGGCAAGCAAATGCAAACAGTTTTATAACTGCCTTAAAATTAGCTATTAGCATGATACAAAATAACAATGAATAA
- the lptD gene encoding LPS assembly protein LptD produces the protein MKKSHPTLLATMIWIAVHSQHAHADLTEQCMLGVPVYTKPIVKGNPNDLPVHITAKDGAGEYPHFIAYKGNVDIQQGNQTLTADEVKLTQTETTSQNPVRTVVATGNVHYDDPQIILKGPKAWSNLNNKDTDVEKGDYLMVGRQGRGYANKMKLRGENRYTILEKGMFTACLPGNDSWSVVGSEVILDREEEVAEIWNARFRIANVPVFYSPYLQLPIGNKRRSGFLLPNGSYSKGSGLDFALPFYWNIAPNYDATITPQFMTFRGVKLNNEFRYLTIAGAGTLAVDWLKHDRSYIKDKNSGKYPARDSDDRWLLYWGHSGVLDQVWRFNFDYTKVSDSKYFTDFTSKYGNSTDGYATQKFSVGYAQPNWNATLTHKQFQVFVDSPNSKAYKTEPQLDLNYYKNDLGPFDLKTYAQAARITSVGANNPDATRLHIEPELNLPLSNDWASINNTVKVMATYYDQDIPANLANSNLKKQVTRILPALTSDAKLVFERDLLINSNYVQTLEPRVQYLYVPYRDQSDINNYDSSLLQADYNGLFRNRIYSGLDRIASANQLTTGITTRIYDEELTERFNFSVGQIYYFERPRTEDSDLPIEDKSNTGSLLWAGDAYLRLTDNWGLRGGLQYDRRLGDITMGNVITEYRLDSDRLLQLNYRFVDRDYIQATLKEAAPAFQKGISQIGAVVSWPLGDQWGFVGSYYYDLKENQPASRLIGLQYSTCCWSINMGYERKIVGWQQQNFSSDYDNRWSINVELKGLNNNHNLGSQDMLASGILPYQRAF, from the coding sequence ATGAAAAAAAGTCACCCGACACTACTTGCTACCATGATTTGGATAGCTGTTCATAGCCAACATGCCCATGCTGATCTAACAGAACAATGCATGCTAGGGGTACCGGTATATACTAAACCCATCGTGAAAGGTAATCCCAATGATCTACCCGTCCATATCACCGCAAAAGATGGGGCTGGTGAATATCCTCATTTCATCGCGTATAAAGGTAATGTAGATATTCAACAAGGTAACCAGACCCTCACTGCCGATGAAGTTAAATTGACCCAAACAGAAACGACGAGCCAAAACCCAGTGCGTACGGTGGTCGCAACGGGAAATGTACATTATGATGATCCACAAATTATCCTAAAAGGGCCTAAAGCATGGTCAAATCTGAATAATAAAGATACCGATGTTGAAAAAGGTGATTATTTAATGGTAGGCCGTCAGGGACGCGGCTACGCAAATAAAATGAAATTGCGGGGTGAAAATCGCTATACCATTTTAGAAAAAGGCATGTTTACTGCTTGCCTCCCCGGTAATGATAGCTGGAGTGTTGTTGGCTCAGAAGTTATTTTAGATCGCGAAGAAGAAGTTGCCGAAATATGGAATGCGCGCTTTCGTATTGCTAATGTACCGGTTTTTTATAGCCCTTATTTACAATTACCTATTGGCAATAAGCGTCGTTCCGGTTTTTTATTACCTAATGGTAGTTATTCTAAAGGTTCAGGATTAGATTTCGCGCTTCCCTTTTACTGGAATATTGCACCTAATTACGATGCCACCATTACACCACAATTTATGACTTTTCGTGGCGTAAAACTGAATAACGAATTTCGTTATCTAACTATTGCTGGAGCCGGTACCCTTGCCGTTGATTGGCTAAAGCACGATCGCAGCTATATTAAAGATAAAAATAGTGGCAAGTATCCCGCTCGTGATAGTGATGATCGCTGGTTGTTATATTGGGGCCATTCTGGCGTACTCGATCAGGTATGGCGCTTTAATTTTGATTATACAAAAGTCAGTGATTCAAAATATTTCACCGATTTTACTTCTAAATATGGTAATAGTACTGACGGTTATGCCACCCAAAAATTCAGTGTCGGTTATGCACAACCAAACTGGAATGCAACCTTAACACATAAACAATTTCAGGTTTTTGTTGATTCACCTAATAGTAAAGCCTATAAAACTGAACCTCAATTAGATCTTAACTATTATAAAAATGATTTGGGGCCATTTGATCTAAAAACTTATGCTCAAGCAGCGCGTATTACTAGTGTTGGAGCCAATAATCCGGATGCCACACGGTTACACATCGAACCAGAACTTAATCTGCCATTATCTAATGATTGGGCAAGTATTAACAATACGGTAAAGGTGATGGCGACCTATTATGATCAGGATATCCCTGCCAACCTGGCTAATAGCAATCTGAAAAAACAGGTTACTCGTATCTTACCCGCGTTAACTTCTGATGCAAAACTGGTTTTTGAACGCGACCTATTGATCAATAGCAATTATGTACAAACGTTAGAACCTCGGGTTCAATATCTTTACGTGCCTTATCGTGATCAAAGTGATATTAATAATTATGATTCTTCCTTACTACAGGCTGACTATAACGGTTTATTCCGTAACCGCATCTATAGTGGACTCGATCGTATCGCTTCTGCTAACCAATTGACAACCGGTATTACTACACGTATTTATGATGAAGAATTAACTGAACGGTTTAATTTTTCTGTCGGCCAAATATACTATTTTGAACGTCCAAGAACCGAAGATTCCGATTTGCCTATTGAAGATAAAAGTAATACTGGCTCACTATTATGGGCGGGCGATGCTTATTTACGACTAACTGATAACTGGGGATTACGTGGCGGACTCCAGTATGATAGACGTCTGGGTGATATTACTATGGGTAATGTGATAACAGAATATCGTCTGGATTCAGATCGCTTATTGCAGCTGAATTATCGTTTCGTCGATCGCGATTATATTCAAGCAACTCTTAAAGAAGCCGCACCAGCCTTTCAAAAAGGAATTTCCCAAATTGGCGCGGTAGTAAGTTGGCCTTTAGGCGATCAGTGGGGCTTCGTTGGCTCATACTATTATGATTTGAAAGAAAACCAACCCGCGAGTCGATTGATCGGTTTACAATATAGTACTTGCTGCTGGTCAATTAATATGGGTTATGAGCGTAAAATTGTGGGATGGCAACAACAAAACTTCAGTAGTGACTATGATAATCGATGGTCAATCAATGTGGAACTAAAAGGCCTAAATAATAATCATAATTTGGGAAGTCAGGATATGCTTGCTAGTGGTATTTTACCTTATCAACGAGCCTTCTAA
- the surA gene encoding peptidylprolyl isomerase SurA: protein MNYWRKLIIGLLFSVSTTTLAALQQLDKVTAIVNDGVVLQSDVDSMLDIVRINARNAGKQIPDENALRHQILERLIIDKIIMQIAEKMQIQIPDQAIDVTIANIAAQNGLTLGQLQQRLSMDGINLQNYRSDVRREMMIAEVRNNEVRRRITILPQEVDSLAAQLNSQAGQDANVNLSHILIPLPENPTNAQSQSAMDTVNKIIAQLKQGADFGKLAITYSADPNALKGGQMGWSKAEELPTVFAQQVQHAKKGDIIGPIRSSVGFHILKLNDIQRGNMPISVTEVKARHILIKLSPIMNNEQAHAKIQQIAQQIKTGQITFAEAAKKYSQDPGSALRGGELGWNMPNVYDPAFRDGLMRLSKGEISQPIHSSFGWHLIQLEDTRQVDKTDVAQKDHAYRLLFNRKFNEEAQIWMQELRASAYVKILNDSDAQ from the coding sequence ATGAATTATTGGAGAAAACTGATTATTGGCTTGTTGTTCTCAGTCAGTACCACCACACTAGCAGCGCTACAGCAATTGGATAAAGTGACTGCTATCGTTAACGATGGCGTTGTGCTACAAAGTGACGTAGATAGTATGCTAGATATCGTAAGAATAAACGCCAGAAATGCAGGAAAACAAATTCCCGATGAAAATGCATTACGTCACCAAATATTAGAACGTTTGATCATAGATAAAATTATTATGCAAATAGCTGAAAAAATGCAGATCCAAATTCCTGATCAAGCCATAGACGTTACTATCGCCAATATTGCAGCACAAAATGGATTAACTCTTGGCCAATTGCAACAACGATTGTCGATGGATGGCATCAATTTACAAAATTACCGTAGCGATGTTCGTAGAGAAATGATGATCGCAGAAGTACGTAATAATGAAGTTCGTCGGAGGATCACTATTCTGCCGCAAGAAGTCGATTCATTAGCTGCGCAACTTAATTCGCAAGCCGGCCAGGATGCTAATGTAAACTTAAGTCATATTTTGATCCCATTACCAGAAAATCCAACCAATGCACAAAGTCAATCAGCAATGGATACGGTAAATAAAATTATTGCTCAATTAAAGCAAGGCGCTGATTTTGGTAAACTTGCCATTACTTACTCTGCCGACCCTAATGCCTTAAAAGGTGGGCAAATGGGCTGGAGTAAAGCGGAAGAATTGCCAACCGTTTTTGCTCAACAAGTTCAGCATGCGAAAAAAGGTGATATCATTGGGCCTATACGTTCTAGTGTCGGATTTCATATCTTAAAACTTAATGATATACAACGTGGCAATATGCCCATTTCAGTCACCGAAGTAAAAGCTCGCCATATTCTTATTAAGCTCTCACCTATTATGAATAACGAACAAGCGCACGCAAAAATACAACAAATTGCGCAGCAAATTAAAACGGGTCAAATAACTTTTGCCGAAGCAGCTAAAAAATACTCACAAGATCCTGGTTCTGCGTTACGAGGTGGTGAACTTGGTTGGAATATGCCCAATGTTTATGATCCAGCATTTCGTGATGGTTTAATGCGGTTAAGTAAAGGGGAAATAAGTCAGCCAATCCACTCTTCTTTTGGTTGGCATCTTATTCAGTTAGAAGATACGCGCCAAGTTGATAAAACCGATGTAGCACAGAAAGATCATGCCTACCGTCTGTTATTCAATCGTAAATTTAATGAAGAAGCACAAATTTGGATGCAAGAGCTACGCGCATCTGCCTATGTAAAAATTCTTAATGATAGTGATGCACAATAA
- the rluA gene encoding bifunctional tRNA pseudouridine(32) synthase/23S rRNA pseudouridine(746) synthase RluA — translation MFYHPPTDPWLHILYQDQHIIVVNKPSGLLSVPGKAAEHKDSIMTRVQADFPTAESVHRLDMATSGIMVVALNKTVEKELKRQFREREPQKIYQARVWGHISNKKGLIDLPLICDWPNRPKQKVCFTTGKPAQTKYEVLAYEEQTTLVKLIPITGRSHQLRVHLLSLGHPIIGDRFYAHNAALILSSRLQLHAEELYITHPIYGSPIHFTCKADF, via the coding sequence ATGTTTTACCATCCGCCTACCGATCCATGGCTGCATATTCTTTATCAAGATCAGCATATTATTGTGGTTAACAAACCTAGTGGCCTGTTATCAGTACCGGGTAAAGCGGCCGAACATAAAGATAGTATAATGACACGAGTTCAGGCGGATTTCCCAACCGCAGAATCTGTTCATCGCCTGGATATGGCAACCAGCGGAATTATGGTCGTGGCATTGAATAAAACCGTAGAAAAAGAGTTAAAACGTCAATTCCGCGAAAGAGAACCGCAAAAAATTTATCAGGCAAGAGTTTGGGGTCATATTAGCAATAAAAAAGGACTCATCGATCTGCCGCTGATCTGCGATTGGCCAAATCGACCTAAACAAAAAGTGTGCTTTACAACCGGTAAACCAGCACAAACTAAATACGAAGTGTTAGCTTACGAAGAACAAACAACGCTGGTCAAACTTATTCCGATTACAGGTCGTTCCCACCAATTACGTGTTCATCTGCTTTCACTCGGCCATCCCATTATTGGTGATCGATTTTATGCCCATAACGCGGCGCTAATACTCTCCTCACGCCTGCAATTACATGCAGAAGAGCTTTACATTACTCACCCAATTTATGGATCGCCTATCCATTTTACTTGTAAAGCAGATTTTTAG
- the rsmA gene encoding 16S rRNA (adenine(1518)-N(6)/adenine(1519)-N(6))-dimethyltransferase RsmA, producing MNKRIHQGHFARKRFGQNFLTDPFIIDSMVTAFNPKPNQAIVEIGPGLGALTLPISDQIENMTVIELDRDLAARLAAHPALRAKLTIIQNDAMTIDFGAIAKEKGQPLRVFGNLPYNISTPLMFHLFTYTTAIADMNFMLQKEVVNRLVAGPNTKAYGRLSVMAQYYCQIIPILAVPPSAFTPAPKVDSAVVRLIPHQRNPYAICDVKLLSRITTQAFNQRRKTIRNSLSDLFSVQDFEQLGIDPNCRAENISVENYCKLACQLAKTTI from the coding sequence ATGAATAAACGAATCCATCAAGGGCACTTTGCCCGTAAGCGCTTTGGGCAAAATTTTTTAACTGACCCATTTATTATTGACAGTATGGTGACTGCATTTAACCCAAAACCTAATCAAGCTATTGTTGAAATCGGTCCTGGTTTAGGCGCCCTGACGTTACCCATCAGTGACCAGATAGAGAATATGACAGTAATTGAGTTAGATCGTGATCTTGCTGCCCGTTTAGCCGCCCACCCTGCACTTAGGGCGAAACTAACAATTATACAAAACGATGCCATGACGATCGATTTTGGCGCAATAGCGAAAGAAAAAGGTCAACCCCTTAGAGTGTTCGGTAACCTGCCTTATAATATTTCAACCCCATTAATGTTCCATCTTTTCACTTATACTACCGCTATCGCTGACATGAACTTTATGCTACAAAAAGAGGTTGTTAATCGCTTAGTCGCAGGACCAAATACTAAAGCATATGGTCGTCTTAGCGTTATGGCGCAATATTATTGTCAGATAATCCCTATTCTAGCCGTACCTCCCTCGGCTTTTACCCCAGCACCAAAAGTGGATTCAGCTGTAGTACGTTTAATTCCTCATCAACGAAACCCTTACGCTATTTGTGATGTCAAATTATTAAGTCGTATTACTACCCAGGCATTTAATCAACGCCGTAAGACGATTCGTAATAGTTTAAGTGATTTATTTAGCGTGCAGGATTTTGAACAATTAGGTATTGATCCTAACTGTCGCGCGGAAAATATTTCAGTAGAAAATTATTGTAAGTTAGCCTGCCAATTGGCTAAAACCACGATCTGA
- the thiQ gene encoding thiamine ABC transporter ATP-binding protein ThiQ has translation MIKLDHLVYCYENLTMQFDFQINKAERVAILGPSGAGKSTLLDLIAGFQYPRQGEIWLNRQNHTATSPAKRPVSMLFQENNLFSHLTVWQNIALGISPNLRLNQAQHRAVKQIIEQVSLNNCITRLPAQISGGQRQRTALARCLIRQKPILLLDEPFSALDPALRNEMLTLLKQVCDERQLTLLMVSHNLEDTSQIATRAIVITEGKIAYDGQPDCLINGLTPASILLGISHS, from the coding sequence ATGATTAAATTAGATCACCTTGTCTATTGTTATGAAAATCTAACCATGCAGTTTGATTTTCAAATAAATAAAGCCGAAAGGGTGGCGATATTAGGCCCTAGTGGCGCAGGCAAAAGTACGCTATTGGATTTGATCGCCGGATTTCAATATCCAAGGCAGGGTGAAATTTGGCTAAATAGACAAAATCATACTGCTACCTCACCCGCCAAGCGGCCGGTTTCCATGCTTTTCCAGGAAAATAATCTGTTTTCTCATTTAACTGTTTGGCAAAATATTGCGCTAGGTATTTCACCAAATTTACGTTTGAATCAAGCGCAACATCGCGCAGTAAAACAGATCATAGAACAAGTTTCGCTTAATAATTGTATCACTCGTTTACCCGCTCAAATATCCGGCGGACAACGTCAACGTACTGCGTTAGCGCGTTGTTTGATCCGCCAAAAACCAATTTTATTGTTAGATGAACCTTTTTCTGCCCTTGATCCGGCTTTACGTAATGAAATGTTAACATTACTTAAACAGGTGTGTGATGAACGCCAATTGACCTTACTGATGGTTTCCCATAATTTGGAAGATACGAGCCAAATAGCAACTCGCGCTATCGTCATTACAGAAGGAAAAATCGCCTATGATGGTCAACCAGACTGTCTAATTAATGGTTTAACCCCAGCAAGCATACTGCTAGGTATATCTCATTCCTGA
- the rapA gene encoding RNA polymerase-associated protein RapA, protein MPFILGQRWISDTESELGLGTVVAIDNRMVTLLFPASGENRLYSINDAPITRVMFNEGDLITSHEGWQLRVDYVQQEEGVLVYTGTRIDSDEKNVSLREVFLDSKLTFNKPQDRLFAGQLDRMDRFALRYRALSFQYQQFGHQTGGLRGIRANLIPHQLYIAHEVGKRHHPRVLLADEVGLGKTIEAGMIIHQQLLAGRIERVLIIVPESLQHQWLVEMLRRFNLHFSLFDDSRYSESLHDSENPFETEQLVICSLDFVRRNKKRFDHLLEANWDIMVVDEAHHLVWSEQSPSREYQAIDTLAQQISSVLLLTATPEQLGQESHFARLRLLDPNRFHSYQHFIEEQQNYSPVAEAVSLLLLSEKLNNRQQNLLTELIKEQDIEPLLKASNSDNEESEKARQELISMLMDRHGTSRLLFRNTRNGVKGFPRRELHAIKLPLPPQYQTAIKVAGIMNAKKSVDITAREMLYPEQIYQTFEGENATWWNFDPRVEWLKQFLTTHRQEKVLVICSQATTAIQLEQVLREKEAIRAAVFHENLTLLERDRAAAYFASQEQGAQVLLCSEIGSEGRNFQFANQLVMFDLPFNPDLLEQRIGRLDRIGQNRDIQISVTYLENTAQAILLRWYHEGLDAFEYTCPTGRAIYDKYYPQLIDYLAKPTLLDNFEDFIKSCRAKHNQLKTQLEQGRDRLLEMNSNGGEAGQILANQIAEQDNSIDLINFSLNLFDIIGINQEDRSDNLIVLTPAEHMLIPDFPGLPQDGCTITFDRTQALSREDTQFISWEHPIIRNGMDLILSGEIGSCAVSLLKNKTLPVGTLLTELIYVVEAQAPKNLQVTRFLPPTPIRILMDLKGNDLAKQVEFESFNRQLKAVNRHTGSKLVNAVQKEVHNILQLSKTMIEKEASRLITEAKAQADKTLSLEYSRLEALKSVNPNIRPDELSAIEHERQQQLLNIEQANWRLDAIRLVIVTHQ, encoded by the coding sequence ATGCCATTTATTCTTGGTCAACGCTGGATAAGCGATACAGAAAGTGAACTTGGATTAGGTACCGTGGTGGCTATTGATAACCGCATGGTTACATTACTTTTCCCCGCAAGCGGAGAAAATCGCCTTTATTCGATAAATGATGCACCAATTACACGCGTTATGTTTAATGAAGGCGATCTGATCACCAGCCATGAAGGCTGGCAGCTTAGAGTTGACTATGTACAACAAGAGGAGGGAGTACTTGTCTATACAGGAACTCGTATCGATTCCGATGAAAAAAATGTCAGTCTGCGCGAAGTGTTTCTTGATAGCAAATTAACATTTAATAAACCACAAGATCGTTTGTTTGCCGGTCAACTTGATCGAATGGATCGTTTTGCATTACGCTATCGCGCGTTGAGTTTCCAATACCAACAATTTGGTCACCAAACCGGTGGACTAAGAGGTATTCGCGCCAATTTGATCCCCCACCAACTTTATATTGCTCATGAAGTGGGTAAACGTCATCATCCACGCGTTTTGTTAGCGGACGAAGTTGGATTAGGCAAAACCATTGAAGCAGGAATGATCATTCATCAACAACTACTTGCTGGGCGTATTGAACGGGTCTTGATTATTGTACCTGAAAGTTTGCAACACCAATGGCTAGTCGAAATGCTGCGCCGTTTTAATTTGCATTTTTCACTGTTTGATGACAGCCGTTATAGTGAATCATTACACGATAGCGAGAATCCTTTTGAAACAGAGCAGTTGGTTATCTGTTCTCTTGATTTCGTTCGCCGCAATAAAAAACGTTTTGATCATCTGCTGGAAGCTAATTGGGATATAATGGTTGTTGATGAAGCCCATCACCTGGTCTGGAGTGAACAGTCGCCTAGCCGTGAATACCAAGCTATCGACACGCTCGCTCAACAAATTTCTTCAGTGCTGTTATTAACTGCAACTCCTGAACAATTGGGGCAAGAGAGCCATTTTGCTCGTCTGCGTTTACTGGATCCTAATCGCTTTCATAGCTATCAACACTTCATTGAAGAACAACAAAATTATAGTCCTGTTGCCGAAGCCGTTAGCTTGTTGCTCTTAAGTGAAAAATTAAATAATAGGCAGCAAAATTTACTGACAGAATTAATTAAAGAGCAAGATATTGAGCCTCTGCTTAAAGCCAGTAATAGTGATAATGAAGAAAGTGAAAAGGCACGCCAGGAATTGATTAGCATGTTGATGGATCGTCATGGAACGAGCCGTTTACTATTTCGCAATACCCGTAATGGTGTTAAAGGCTTCCCTCGGCGTGAACTACATGCTATTAAGTTACCGTTACCCCCACAGTACCAAACAGCAATTAAAGTTGCTGGCATAATGAATGCTAAGAAATCCGTTGATATCACTGCTCGGGAGATGCTCTACCCTGAGCAAATTTATCAGACATTCGAAGGTGAAAATGCAACTTGGTGGAATTTTGATCCTCGCGTTGAATGGCTTAAGCAGTTCTTAACAACCCATCGGCAAGAAAAAGTTTTAGTTATCTGTTCTCAAGCGACGACTGCCATACAATTGGAACAGGTATTAAGAGAAAAAGAAGCGATTAGAGCGGCCGTTTTTCATGAAAATCTAACATTACTGGAACGGGATCGGGCGGCAGCCTATTTTGCCTCCCAAGAACAAGGCGCTCAGGTATTACTATGCTCAGAAATTGGTTCTGAAGGACGTAATTTCCAATTCGCCAACCAGTTGGTTATGTTTGACTTACCTTTTAATCCCGATTTGCTTGAACAAAGAATTGGTCGTTTGGATCGGATCGGTCAAAACAGGGATATCCAAATTAGTGTAACTTACCTTGAAAATACGGCCCAAGCTATTTTGCTACGTTGGTATCATGAGGGGCTTGATGCCTTTGAATATACTTGTCCAACTGGACGCGCTATTTATGATAAATATTATCCGCAACTGATTGATTATTTGGCTAAACCGACCCTGCTTGATAATTTTGAGGATTTTATTAAGTCCTGCCGAGCCAAACATAACCAACTGAAAACCCAATTAGAGCAAGGACGTGATCGCTTATTAGAAATGAATTCTAATGGCGGCGAGGCTGGTCAAATATTAGCCAATCAAATTGCAGAACAAGATAATAGTATCGATTTAATTAATTTTTCATTAAATTTGTTCGATATCATTGGTATTAACCAAGAGGATCGTAGCGATAATCTGATCGTTCTTACACCTGCTGAACATATGTTGATACCTGATTTTCCTGGCTTGCCTCAAGATGGTTGTACTATTACCTTTGATCGTACTCAGGCACTCTCTAGAGAAGATACCCAATTTATTAGCTGGGAACATCCCATTATTCGTAATGGGATGGATTTGATTCTTTCAGGCGAAATTGGCAGTTGTGCAGTGTCACTATTAAAAAATAAAACCTTACCGGTTGGAACACTGCTTACTGAATTGATTTATGTTGTTGAAGCACAAGCACCCAAAAATCTACAAGTCACTCGCTTTTTACCACCTACACCAATTCGTATCCTAATGGATTTAAAAGGCAATGATCTTGCTAAGCAGGTTGAATTTGAAAGTTTTAACCGTCAGCTAAAAGCGGTCAATCGCCATACAGGTAGTAAGTTAGTAAATGCCGTACAAAAAGAGGTACATAATATACTCCAACTTTCTAAAACCATGATAGAAAAAGAAGCAAGTAGGTTGATTACTGAAGCAAAAGCGCAAGCGGATAAAACATTATCATTAGAGTATTCGCGATTAGAGGCATTAAAATCTGTCAATCCGAATATTCGCCCTGATGAATTAAGCGCTATTGAACATGAACGCCAACAGCAATTGCTCAATATTGAGCAAGCTAATTGGCGATTAGATGCTATACGCCTGGTGATTGTTACCCATCAGTAA